CGAAGGGGTCGGCAGCAGCCGGCGCACGACGGAGCCTGACACAATGCGACGCGGTGGCCTACGCCTCAGCCGCCGTAGCGCCAAGGGGGTTCGTTTGAAGCCACCGCCGTTCGAGTACTCGGCCGCCCACTCGGTGGAGGAGGCCGTCGATCTCCTGGCCGAGCACGGTGACGAGGCCAAGGTGCTGGCCGGCGGGCAGAGCCTGCTGCCGCTGCTCAGCCTGCGCCTGGCCCGGCCGGGGATCCTCGTGGACATCAACCCGGTGGCCGAGCTGGCCACCATCTCCGACGGGTCCGGCCTCGAGCTCGGCGCCATGGTGCGCCACCGCGCCGCCGAGCGCTCGGCCGCCGTGCGGACCGAGGCCCCGCTGGTGATAGAGGCCCTCGGCCTGGTCGGCCACGCCGCCATCCGCAGCCGGGGAACCATTGGGGGCAGCGTGGCCCACGCCGACCCGGCGGCGGAGCTGCCGGCGGTGCTGCTGGCCCTCGACGGGGAGGTGGTCGCCACCAGCCGGCGGGGGGCGCGCACCGTCGCCGCCCGCGACCTGTTCGCCGGCTTCCTCACCACCACCCTGGAGCCCGACGAGCTGCTGACCGCGGTGCGCCTGCCGGCCGGGCCCGCCCGGGTGGGCTCGTCGTTCCAGGAGTTCAGCCGGCGCAGCGGGGACTTCGGCGTGGTCGGGGTGGCCTGCGGGCTGGCCCTCAGCGGCGACGGCCGCGTCGACCACGGCCGGCTGGCGTTCTCGGGGGTGGCCGGCACGCCGGTCCGGGCCGACGGGGCCGAGGCGGTGCTGGCCGGGGCGTCCCCGTCGGCGGAGCTGTGGGAGCAGGCGGGCCGGGAGGCCGCCTCCCAGCTGGATCCACCCGGGGACCTGCACGGTTCCCCGGCCTACCGCCGCCACCTCGCCGCCGTTCTGGCCCAGCGGGCGCTGGCCCAGGCATTCGACCGGGCGAAGGGAGCCAAGTGAGCGCCGAGATCGTCACCCTCACCGTCAACGGCCGGGAGCGTCAGGGCCTGGCCGAGCCCCGCCGCACCCTGGTCGATTTCCTCCGGGAGGACCTGGAGCTGACGGGCACCCACGTCGGCTGTGAACACGGCGTGTGCGGCGCCTGCACCGTCATCATCGACGGCGCGCCCGTGCGCTCGTGCCTGATGCTCGCCGTGCAGGCGCGCGGGGCCGAGATCACGACGATCGAGGGGCTGGAGGAGAACGGGGAGCTGCACCCGCTGCAGGAGGCCTTCCGCCGCAGCTTCAGCTTCCAGTGCGGGTTCTGCACGCCGGGTTTCGTGATGAGCACCCTGGCCCTCCTCGAGGAGGATGGCCCGCTCGACGAGGAGCACCTGCGCCACGAGCTGTCCGGGAACCTGTGCCGCTGCACCGGCTACCAGTCGATCGTCGACGGGGTGCGGCTGGCCGCCGAGCTGCTGGCCGAGAAGAGGGGGGCGAAATGAGATTTGTCGGCGCCAAGGTCGAACGGGTCGAGGACCGCCGCATCCTGACCGGGCGGGGTCACTACGTCGACGACCTCAAGCTCCCCCACATGCTGCACGCCGCCTTCCTGCGCAGCCCGGTGGCTCACGCCGTCATCGCGTCCATCGACACCTCCGCTGCCCGGCAAGCACCCGGTGTGGTGGGCGTGTTCACCGGAGCGGAGATGGCCGGGATGACCGCGCCCATCGAGGTGGCCATGGCCATGGGGACCAAGGTGCCGACCTTCCATGCCCTGCCGACCGACAAGGTCCGCTTCGTGGGGGACCCGGTGGCCATGGTGGTGGCGGAGAGCCGCTACCAGGCCGAGGACGCGTGCGAGCTGATCGAGGTGGACTACGACCCCCTGCCGGCGGTCGCCACCTACGAGGCCGCCCTCGACCCCTCCAGCCCGACGGTGTTCGACGAGCACGGGGACAACGTCGTGTTCCGGTCGGAGGCCTCCTTCGGGGACCCCGACGGCGCCTTCTCCCGTGCTGACCGGGTGGTCTCGGCCACCCTCCGCCAGCACCGGGTGGCCAACGTGCCGATGGAGACACGCGGCGCCGTGGCCGATTACGACTCGGGCTCGGGTGAGCTCACCTACCACGCCGCCACCCAGGGGCCCCACGGTCTGCGCATGGTGCTGGCGGCCACCCTCCGGCTGCCCCTGGAGCGGGTGCGGGTGCTGGCCCGCGACATCGGTGGGGCGTTCGGCCTCAAGGGATTCGTGTCGCGGGAGGAGCTGGCGGTGGCCGCCGCCAGCCGCGCCGTGGGTGCGCCGGTCAAGTGGATCGAGGACCGCAACGAGCACCTCCTGGCCTCGGGCCAGGCTCGCGAGGAGATGATGGAGGTCGAGGCGGCGGTCAAGTCCGACGGCACGCTGCTGGGGATACGGGCCCACATGCTCATGGACCAGGGGGCCTACCCGGCGGTGCCGTTCCCCAGCGCCATGTTCACCGGCCTGATGCAGATGCTCCTCCCCGGCCCCTACCGCCTCGAGGGCTACACCTTCGACGTCAAGGTGGTGTGCACCAACAAGTGCTGGTACGTCGCCTACCGGGGCCCGTGGGAGATGGAGACGTGGGTGCGCGAGCGCCTGCTCGACATCGTGGCGGCGGAGCTGGGTATCGACCCCGCCGAGGTGCGCAGGCGCAACATGGTCGACGGGGACCCCGACGACCGGCTTATCACCGGCCTCAGCCTGGCGGGAGTGTCGTCGCGCCAGTCGCTGGACCGGGCCCTCGAGATGATCGGCTACGACGCCTTCCGCAAGGAGCAGGCCGACGCCCGCAAGGAGGGACGGTGCCTGGGGATCGGCTTTGCCACCTTCATCGAGGCGGCGCCGGGGCCGCCCGAGATGCGGATGGGCGGCGGGATGTTCGGCGGCGAGCGGGCCAAGGTCAGGCTGGAGGCCGACGGCCACCTCGTCGTCGTCACCGCCCAGTCCCCGCACGGGCAGGGCCACGAGACCACCCTGGCCCAGGTGGCGGCGGACGAGATGGGCGTGCCGTTCGACCACGTGAGGGTGCTCCACGGGGACACCAACATCACCCCGTTCAGCCTGATCGGGACCGGCGGGAGCCGGGCGTCCACGTGGGCCAGCGGGGCCGTTCTCATGTCGACGCGCAAGCTCAAAGAGCGCGTGCTCGGCATAGCCGCCGAGCTGCTGGAGATCAGCGCCGACGACCTCGAGATCACCGACGGCGTGATCGTCCCCCGGGGGGTGCCGGGACGGTCCCTGCCGCTGGCCCAGATTGCCCAGCAGGCCTACATGGCGCCGGGATCACTCCCGCCCGGGTCCGAGCCGGTGCTCGAGGTGCACGAGACCTTCACGGGCGAGGGCATCACCGGCAGCGGGTGGTCGGGGGGAACCCACGCCTGCACGGTCGAGATCGACATCGGCACGGGCCAGGTGCGGATCGGGCGCTACGTCGTCGTGGAGGACTGCGGACGGGTGATCAACCCGGCCATCGTGGAGGGCCAGATCCGCGGCGGGGTGACCCAGGGCATCGGTGAGGTGCTCTACGAGCACTCCGCCTACGACGAGGAGGGCCAGTACCTGGCCGGCACCTTCATGGACTACCTGGTGCCGACGGCGGCCGAGATCCCGGTCATCGAGATCGACCACCTCGAGACCGACCCCGACGGGGAGCTCGGCTTCCGGGGCGTGGGGGAGGCGGGCGCCGTGGTGGCCCCCGCCACCGTCAGCAACGCCGTGGCCGACGCCCTGGCCCCCTTCGGCGCACGCGTCTGGGACCAGTACCTGCCCCCCAACCGGGTGCTCGAGCTGGCGGGAGTGGTCGCGCCGGGCTGACCCCTTGACGCCCTCTCCATAGTGGTTGCTATGATGCTCGTATGCCCGAGCGCCTTCTTTCCGCGGACTCCCACGTCAAGGTGTCCCAGGACCAGATCAAGGCCAACCTCCCCGGCCGCCTGCACGCGGCGTACGACGAGGCGGTGGCGAAGTTCCAGGCCCGCATCGCCGGGGGGGCGGGACGGGCCAACGCCAAGGGGGCGCAGATGGGCGTGGGCGGGCGCAACGCCGCCTTCACCCGCCCCGGCTACGGGGACCCGGTCGAGCGCCTCAAGGACATGGACGCCGACGGCGTCGAGGCCGAGGTCATCTACTCGGAGGTCAGCGCCTTCCGGTACCTGGCCGACCTGGCAGAGGGGGCCAGCGAGGCCACCCGCGCCTTCAACGACGTGCTGACCTGGTTCTCGGAGGCCGACCCCAAGCGGCTGGTCGTGACCTACCAGATCCCGATCCACGACATCGACGCGGCCGTGGCCGAGGTGAACCGGGTAGCGGGACTGGGCGCCCGCTCCCTGCAGCTGCCGGTCTTCCCGCCGGAGTTCGGCCTGGCCGACTACTACCACGAGCGCTACGAGCCGCTCTTCGGAGCGATCCAGGAGACCGGCCTGCCGATCTGCTGTCACATCGGGCTCAACACCGGGCTCGACGACCTCAACCGCCGCGACCCGACCCCGCAGAAGGGGATCATGGTCCCCATGACGCCGCTCACCTCCGCCGAGGCGCTCGGCATGTGGATCATGGGTGGGGTGTTCGAGCGCTTCCCGGATCTCAAGGTCGTCTTCGTGGAGCCGGGCCTGGGATGGGTGTCGTGGTGGGTGCAGACCGTCGACGACATGGTGCTGCGCCAGGGCTACGACTTCCCTGCCATCAAGGAGCTGCCCAGCTACTACTTCCACCGCAACGTGCACCTCACGTTCATCGAGGAGCCCGACGGCGTGCAGCTGCTGCGCCATCGCCTCGGGGTGGAGAACCTGCTGTGGTCGACCGACTACCCCCATCCGGTGACCAGCTGGCCGAACTCGCGCCAGGTCGTCGACGAGCAGTTCGCCGGCGTGCCCGCCGACGAGCGCGAGCTCATGCTCAGCGGGAACGCCGCCCGGGTCTGGAACCTCTAGCGCGCCCCGCCCGTAAGGACAGTCGCGTGCCCGGGGTCTACGACGGTCTGCGCGTCCTCGACCTGTCGTGGGGGACGGCCGGGCCGATGACCGCGATGCTCCTGGCCGACAACGGGGCCGAGGTCACACGCATCGAGCGGCCCGGGGGCCCGCCCTTCGGCCCCCAGTCCGGGGACCGGGTGTGGCACCGGGGCCAGCGCCGGGCCACAGTCGACCTCCGCTCCCACGAGGGCCGGGCCGCGTTCCTGGCCCTGGCCCGCGGCGCCGACATCGTCGTCGAGTCGTTCCCCCCCGGCACCACCGCCCGCCTCGGCATCGACTTCGGCGCCCTGCACGGGGACAATCCCGGCCTGGTGTACTGCTCGATCACCGGGTACGGGCGGGGCAACCGCCACTCGGGCCGGCCCGGGTACGACGCCCTCGTTGCCGCCCGCACCGGCCTGCTGCACGACCAGCGGGGCCGGAGGGGAACGGCCATGGAGTACATCGGCGGGCGGACCGGTCCCCATCCGGAGTTCGGCAAGCCCGACGGGCTCGTTCGGGGGGCGGACCGGGACGGTCCCGTCTTCCCCCGCTCGACGTGGCCCAGCCTGGGCGCCGCCTATCTGGCCTCGCTCGGGATCGCCGCCGCCATGCGGGTACGGGCGGTGAGCGGCCGGGGCCAGTGGGTCGAGACCTCGCTCCTCCAGGGGGCGCTGGCGGCCGTGGGCCTCAACTGGCAGCGGGTGGAGAAACCCGACGCCCCGGTGTACTGGATGTGGCC
Above is a window of Acidimicrobiales bacterium DNA encoding:
- a CDS encoding xanthine dehydrogenase family protein subunit M; its protein translation is MKPPPFEYSAAHSVEEAVDLLAEHGDEAKVLAGGQSLLPLLSLRLARPGILVDINPVAELATISDGSGLELGAMVRHRAAERSAAVRTEAPLVIEALGLVGHAAIRSRGTIGGSVAHADPAAELPAVLLALDGEVVATSRRGARTVAARDLFAGFLTTTLEPDELLTAVRLPAGPARVGSSFQEFSRRSGDFGVVGVACGLALSGDGRVDHGRLAFSGVAGTPVRADGAEAVLAGASPSAELWEQAGREAASQLDPPGDLHGSPAYRRHLAAVLAQRALAQAFDRAKGAK
- a CDS encoding (2Fe-2S)-binding protein, producing MSAEIVTLTVNGRERQGLAEPRRTLVDFLREDLELTGTHVGCEHGVCGACTVIIDGAPVRSCLMLAVQARGAEITTIEGLEENGELHPLQEAFRRSFSFQCGFCTPGFVMSTLALLEEDGPLDEEHLRHELSGNLCRCTGYQSIVDGVRLAAELLAEKRGAK
- a CDS encoding xanthine dehydrogenase family protein molybdopterin-binding subunit gives rise to the protein MRFVGAKVERVEDRRILTGRGHYVDDLKLPHMLHAAFLRSPVAHAVIASIDTSAARQAPGVVGVFTGAEMAGMTAPIEVAMAMGTKVPTFHALPTDKVRFVGDPVAMVVAESRYQAEDACELIEVDYDPLPAVATYEAALDPSSPTVFDEHGDNVVFRSEASFGDPDGAFSRADRVVSATLRQHRVANVPMETRGAVADYDSGSGELTYHAATQGPHGLRMVLAATLRLPLERVRVLARDIGGAFGLKGFVSREELAVAAASRAVGAPVKWIEDRNEHLLASGQAREEMMEVEAAVKSDGTLLGIRAHMLMDQGAYPAVPFPSAMFTGLMQMLLPGPYRLEGYTFDVKVVCTNKCWYVAYRGPWEMETWVRERLLDIVAAELGIDPAEVRRRNMVDGDPDDRLITGLSLAGVSSRQSLDRALEMIGYDAFRKEQADARKEGRCLGIGFATFIEAAPGPPEMRMGGGMFGGERAKVRLEADGHLVVVTAQSPHGQGHETTLAQVAADEMGVPFDHVRVLHGDTNITPFSLIGTGGSRASTWASGAVLMSTRKLKERVLGIAAELLEISADDLEITDGVIVPRGVPGRSLPLAQIAQQAYMAPGSLPPGSEPVLEVHETFTGEGITGSGWSGGTHACTVEIDIGTGQVRIGRYVVVEDCGRVINPAIVEGQIRGGVTQGIGEVLYEHSAYDEEGQYLAGTFMDYLVPTAAEIPVIEIDHLETDPDGELGFRGVGEAGAVVAPATVSNAVADALAPFGARVWDQYLPPNRVLELAGVVAPG
- a CDS encoding amidohydrolase family protein; this encodes MPERLLSADSHVKVSQDQIKANLPGRLHAAYDEAVAKFQARIAGGAGRANAKGAQMGVGGRNAAFTRPGYGDPVERLKDMDADGVEAEVIYSEVSAFRYLADLAEGASEATRAFNDVLTWFSEADPKRLVVTYQIPIHDIDAAVAEVNRVAGLGARSLQLPVFPPEFGLADYYHERYEPLFGAIQETGLPICCHIGLNTGLDDLNRRDPTPQKGIMVPMTPLTSAEALGMWIMGGVFERFPDLKVVFVEPGLGWVSWWVQTVDDMVLRQGYDFPAIKELPSYYFHRNVHLTFIEEPDGVQLLRHRLGVENLLWSTDYPHPVTSWPNSRQVVDEQFAGVPADERELMLSGNAARVWNL
- a CDS encoding CoA transferase, with protein sequence MPGVYDGLRVLDLSWGTAGPMTAMLLADNGAEVTRIERPGGPPFGPQSGDRVWHRGQRRATVDLRSHEGRAAFLALARGADIVVESFPPGTTARLGIDFGALHGDNPGLVYCSITGYGRGNRHSGRPGYDALVAARTGLLHDQRGRRGTAMEYIGGRTGPHPEFGKPDGLVRGADRDGPVFPRSTWPSLGAAYLASLGIAAAMRVRAVSGRGQWVETSLLQGALAAVGLNWQRVEKPDAPVYWMWPIDSRSIEGLYECADGRWVHHWTVRPSWVLAAAAGEQLDPAPLDTRYRDDPDRLSMEPDGLLSGIFLHPLLAEAFAKFPAAEWVAAGEKANMGVALVRSPAEALADEAYRTDGCVVEVDDPEVGPIRHAGTLIDLSATPGAVQGPTVAPGTHTAEVMAEATAAAAPASGRAGAG